The sequence GATGCTTAGGAAGTTGGGAATAGAGATACGGAGTAGACGAAAGGCGCTACGCTTGTCTCAGGAGAAGTTGGCCGACGAGGTCGGTACCACGCTCAAGCACGTAAGCGAGATAGAGCGCGGTCTTTCCGCTCCCAGCGTAATCATACTGGCGCGGATTGCAACGGCACTGAAGGTTACGCCGAACGATCTTTTAGGCTTTGGCGCATCGGCTGAAAACATGCACGACCCCAGGATTCTTTCAGAAAAGTTGTTTGAGCTGCTCAAGGGACACCCCAAGCTTCAGATGGAGTTCATCAGACGCCTCGCCGACGAGGCCGCCCGCCACGCAAAGTAGCCCCGCCCCCACTAACCTAACCGACGCCCCAGGAAAAGATATTCCCCTCCTCTGGTGGGAGGGGTCGGTGGCTCGAAGAGACACCGGGGGAAGGGGCATAATTCCCTCTCCCCCTGGGACGTGTGCCCCCTGAGGGTAGAGGGGCAGAGGTGAGGGTGTCATTGCGAACCTCGAAGAGATGACGCAGGGTGCGGGCCGACTTACGCGTAGCGGCGTCTAATCGCCAAAGTCGGCCCCTACGAGCCTTTGGCTTGGGACAAAAGAATATTGACGATGACTACGATGTCAAGGGCTTATGTGCTCCTATTCTCAAGAATCAGA is a genomic window of candidate division TA06 bacterium B3_TA06 containing:
- a CDS encoding transcriptional regulator produces the protein MLRKLGIEIRSRRKALRLSQEKLADEVGTTLKHVSEIERGLSAPSVIILARIATALKVTPNDLLGFGASAENMHDPRILSEKLFELLKGHPKLQMEFIRRLADEAARHAK